One window of the Granulicella arctica genome contains the following:
- the rplJ gene encoding 50S ribosomal protein L10 has product MALSRASKVTKVEKLTGELEHSTSAIVGTFSGLTASKDFELRKAVRNAGGSYHVVKNKLVARASKGSQIEAALQGLKGVSSVAYTSGDPVALAKALSAWVKDNSEFTFKLGIVEGKVITVEEITALATMPGKEELFSKLLFLIQSPAQRLATVINATGRDLAVVINQGVEKGKFAGPAAAPAAEDSAPEAEAAATTEVPAAEAASAENAELVAEAHIAEAPALEADAVQPENGTASQAGEAATTEPVEG; this is encoded by the coding sequence ATGGCATTGAGCAGAGCATCAAAGGTCACGAAAGTCGAGAAGCTGACAGGGGAGCTCGAGCACTCGACCTCCGCCATCGTCGGCACATTTTCCGGCCTTACCGCGTCGAAGGACTTCGAACTCCGCAAGGCAGTTCGTAACGCCGGCGGCAGCTATCACGTCGTCAAGAACAAGCTCGTTGCTCGCGCCTCCAAGGGCTCGCAGATTGAAGCTGCACTCCAGGGTCTCAAAGGCGTCTCGTCCGTGGCGTACACCTCGGGGGACCCGGTAGCCCTCGCCAAGGCGCTCTCTGCCTGGGTCAAGGACAACTCGGAGTTCACCTTTAAGCTCGGCATCGTCGAAGGCAAGGTCATCACCGTTGAGGAGATCACCGCACTCGCCACCATGCCGGGCAAGGAAGAGCTCTTCTCGAAGCTCCTCTTCCTCATCCAGTCTCCCGCGCAGCGTCTCGCAACGGTCATCAATGCGACCGGCCGCGATCTCGCTGTCGTCATCAACCAGGGCGTCGAGAAGGGCAAGTTTGCCGGTCCCGCTGCCGCACCTGCAGCCGAGGACAGCGCGCCTGAGGCCGAGGCTGCTGCGACGACCGAAGTTCCTGCCGCTGAAGCAGCTTCCGCAGAAAACGCAGAGCTTGTAGCCGAAGCGCACATTGCTGAGGCTCCCGCATTGGAGGCTGACGCCGTCCAGCCCGAGAACGGCACCGCCTCCCAGGCTGGCGAAGCTGCCACCACGGAGCCGGTCGAAGGCTAA
- the rplL gene encoding 50S ribosomal protein L7/L12, which translates to MADIQQLEDQIVSLSLLEASALVKKLEERLGVSAAAAAAAPAAGGGAAAAAVVEEKTEFTVILKDAGANKISTIKAVREVTALGLKEAKDLVDGAPKPLKENVSKEDAAAIAKKFDGIATVEIK; encoded by the coding sequence ATGGCAGACATCCAGCAGTTAGAAGATCAGATCGTTAGCCTCAGCCTCTTGGAAGCATCGGCTCTGGTAAAGAAGCTCGAAGAGCGTCTCGGCGTTTCAGCAGCAGCAGCAGCAGCGGCTCCCGCAGCAGGCGGCGGCGCAGCAGCGGCAGCGGTCGTTGAAGAGAAGACCGAGTTCACCGTCATCCTCAAGGATGCCGGCGCGAACAAGATCAGCACCATCAAGGCTGTACGCGAAGTCACGGCTCTCGGCTTGAAAGAAGCTAAGGATCTCGTAGACGGCGCTCCCAAGCCCTTGAAGGAGAACGTTTCGAAGGAAGATGCCGCAGCCATCGCCAAGAAGTTTGATGGTATCGCGACCGTCGAAATCAAGTAG
- the rpoB gene encoding DNA-directed RNA polymerase subunit beta, translated as MPSEMRAIRSRLDFSKIPTSIQIPNLIEVQRRSYERFLQMDKLPQEREDNGLQSVFTSVFPITDFRNVSELEFVDFSIGNWECKCGYLKGLNHLRTACTHCGHMVITDPFHPGDVLCNFCGTYNKNTPDFCTKCGDPVGLQLKYDQAECEERGMTYSAPLKVTIRLKIYDKDPETGVKSLRDMKEQEVFFGDIPLMSQNGTFIVNGTERVIVSQLHRSPGVFFETAANRTYFLGKIIPYRGSWVEFEYDQKNTLYVRIDRKRKFLGTIFLRALGLRTDEEILKTFYTVDTIKVVEGKLNWTVAAEGKPTNLQGTRPAVAVNAKGEEVAVATRKISANTLKGLRANNVETVEVETSEFDGAMTASDVVDLSTGELLYEANQELTADKLHKIIQSGVATFEVFFPERDDVGNIITNTLRRDSVRKPEEALIEIYRKLRPGDPPTLDTATALFEGMFFDPRKYDFSRVGRLKFNIKLYEDQDPSGLDKRTLTPEDFYGTIRYLLKLRKNIGSVDDIDHLGNRRVRAVGELMENQFRIGLVRMERAIKEKMSVYQEMSTAMPHDLINAKPVMAAIREFFGSSQLSQFMDQTNPLSEITHKRRLSALGPGGLSRERAGFEVRDVHPTHYGRICPIETPEGPNIGLISSLSCFARINEYGFIESPYRRVKDGRALDYVAVTNAGESGLRQGDYLEIDDAHAQNEQLKKDGKRTMDLEPFSFYLSAWEEDRHTIAQANVELDEKLNIVQDIVDARRQGNFVLVNKADVDYVDVSPKQLVSVAASLVPFLEHDDANRALMGANMQRQSVPLLVAEAPFVGTGMEGVTARDSGAVILAKRNGIIDSVDSERIIVRVEGEHHPTQLSREVGSDIYQLTKFKRSNQNTCINQKPIVRKGDRVIKGQVIADGPCTEQGELGLGRNVLVAFMPWRGYNFEDAILISEKLVRDDYYTSIHIEEFEIEARDTKLGPEEITRDIPNVSEHALRDLDDSGIIRIGAKIGHNDILVGKVTPKGETQLTPEEKLLRAIFGEKAGDVRDASLTCPPGIEGTVVDVRIFSRKGQEKDERAKQIEQEMVEKLERNLADEIRILTDERLKRLEAILGTKEVLADLHDERTNKKLLNKGDILDRDTIELISTRNLKRIRYADKDPRVNEQIDEIEEMTSRQIDVLRKITNEKIGKMQKGDELSPGVIKMVKVYIAMKRKLSVGDKMAGRHGNKGVIARILPEEDMPYLPDGTPVEIVLNPLGVPSRMNVGQILETHLGWAAHTLGAQIAEAASKMESANEVRELFKARFAGTAALNQLLDLDDEQTMRVAAGMKRGIWFGTAVFDGARETEIKALLKAAGLPSSGKTQLYDGMLGDPFEQPATVGYIYMLKLSHLVDDKIHARSIGPYSLITQQPLGGKAQFGGQRFGEMEVWALEAYGAAYILQELLTAKSDDVFGRTKIYEAIVKGEAAIEPGVPESFNVLIRELQSLCLDVELIKQADQKKAVALPSIAAAD; from the coding sequence ATGCCCAGCGAAATGCGCGCGATCCGCAGCCGTCTAGATTTTTCCAAGATCCCAACATCCATCCAGATTCCGAACCTCATCGAGGTTCAGCGCCGTAGCTACGAGCGCTTCCTGCAGATGGACAAGCTTCCCCAGGAGCGCGAAGACAACGGCCTCCAGTCGGTCTTCACCTCTGTTTTCCCCATTACCGACTTCCGCAACGTCTCTGAACTCGAGTTCGTCGACTTCTCCATCGGCAACTGGGAGTGCAAGTGCGGTTACCTCAAAGGTCTAAACCACCTGCGCACGGCCTGTACCCATTGCGGTCACATGGTTATCACCGACCCGTTCCATCCGGGCGACGTTCTTTGTAACTTCTGCGGAACCTACAACAAGAACACCCCCGACTTCTGCACCAAGTGCGGCGATCCCGTCGGCTTGCAGCTGAAGTACGATCAGGCTGAGTGCGAAGAGCGTGGCATGACCTACTCCGCACCGCTCAAGGTCACGATCCGCCTGAAGATCTACGACAAGGACCCTGAGACCGGCGTTAAGAGCCTCCGCGATATGAAGGAGCAGGAAGTCTTCTTCGGCGACATTCCGCTCATGTCGCAGAACGGCACCTTCATCGTGAACGGTACCGAGCGCGTTATCGTGTCGCAGCTTCATCGTTCGCCCGGCGTCTTTTTTGAGACTGCTGCGAACCGGACCTACTTCCTCGGCAAGATCATCCCGTACCGTGGCAGCTGGGTTGAGTTCGAGTACGACCAGAAGAACACCCTCTACGTCCGCATCGACCGCAAGCGCAAGTTCCTCGGCACCATCTTCCTGCGCGCCCTCGGCCTCCGCACGGATGAGGAGATCCTCAAGACCTTCTACACCGTCGACACCATCAAGGTCGTCGAAGGCAAGCTGAACTGGACCGTCGCTGCCGAAGGCAAGCCGACCAACCTCCAGGGCACGCGTCCGGCTGTGGCAGTAAACGCCAAGGGCGAGGAAGTCGCCGTAGCTACCCGCAAGATCTCCGCCAACACGCTCAAGGGTCTCCGCGCGAACAACGTCGAGACCGTTGAAGTCGAGACCAGCGAGTTCGATGGCGCGATGACCGCCTCGGACGTTGTCGATCTCTCCACCGGCGAGCTGCTCTATGAAGCGAATCAGGAGCTCACCGCCGACAAGCTGCACAAGATCATCCAGTCGGGCGTTGCGACCTTCGAGGTTTTCTTCCCAGAGCGCGACGACGTGGGCAACATCATCACCAATACACTCCGCCGCGACTCCGTGCGCAAGCCCGAGGAAGCTCTGATCGAGATCTACCGTAAGCTGCGTCCAGGCGACCCACCGACCCTCGACACTGCGACCGCGCTCTTCGAGGGCATGTTCTTCGATCCGCGCAAGTACGACTTCTCCCGCGTAGGCCGCTTGAAGTTCAACATCAAGCTCTACGAGGATCAGGATCCGTCCGGTCTCGACAAGCGCACCCTCACCCCTGAGGACTTCTACGGAACCATCCGTTACCTCCTCAAGCTGCGCAAGAACATCGGTAGCGTCGACGATATCGATCACCTTGGCAACCGCCGCGTCCGCGCCGTTGGCGAGTTGATGGAGAACCAGTTCCGCATCGGCCTCGTCCGTATGGAGCGCGCCATCAAGGAGAAGATGTCGGTCTACCAGGAGATGTCGACCGCGATGCCGCACGACCTCATCAACGCCAAGCCAGTTATGGCCGCGATTCGTGAGTTCTTCGGCTCCTCGCAGCTCTCGCAGTTCATGGACCAGACCAACCCCCTGTCGGAGATCACGCATAAGCGTCGCCTCTCCGCCCTTGGACCCGGTGGTCTCTCGCGCGAGCGCGCCGGCTTCGAAGTCCGCGACGTACATCCAACCCACTACGGCCGCATCTGCCCGATCGAAACGCCGGAAGGTCCAAACATCGGCCTGATCAGCTCGCTCTCGTGCTTCGCGCGCATCAATGAGTACGGCTTCATTGAGTCGCCATACCGTCGCGTCAAGGACGGCCGTGCCCTTGACTACGTAGCCGTCACCAACGCCGGCGAGTCCGGTCTCCGCCAGGGCGACTACCTCGAGATCGATGACGCCCATGCTCAGAACGAGCAGCTCAAGAAGGACGGCAAGCGCACCATGGATCTTGAGCCGTTCTCCTTCTATCTCTCCGCATGGGAAGAGGATCGCCACACGATCGCACAGGCCAACGTCGAGCTCGACGAGAAGCTCAACATCGTGCAGGACATCGTCGATGCCCGTCGTCAGGGCAACTTCGTCCTCGTCAACAAGGCCGATGTAGATTACGTAGACGTCTCACCGAAGCAGCTTGTTTCGGTAGCCGCCTCGCTCGTTCCGTTCCTTGAGCATGACGACGCAAACCGCGCTCTCATGGGCGCCAACATGCAGCGTCAGTCTGTGCCGCTCCTCGTTGCCGAAGCCCCCTTCGTCGGCACCGGTATGGAAGGTGTTACCGCCCGCGACTCGGGCGCCGTCATTCTCGCCAAGCGCAATGGCATCATCGATTCGGTCGACTCTGAACGTATTATCGTCCGCGTAGAAGGAGAGCATCACCCCACGCAACTCTCGCGTGAGGTCGGCTCGGACATCTATCAGCTCACGAAGTTCAAGCGCTCGAACCAGAACACCTGCATCAACCAGAAGCCGATCGTTCGCAAGGGCGATCGCGTGATCAAGGGTCAGGTTATTGCTGATGGTCCATGCACGGAGCAGGGCGAGCTCGGCCTCGGCCGCAACGTCCTGGTTGCCTTCATGCCATGGCGCGGTTACAACTTCGAGGACGCCATTCTCATCTCCGAGAAGCTCGTTCGCGACGATTACTACACCTCGATTCACATCGAGGAGTTCGAGATCGAAGCGCGCGATACCAAGCTCGGACCAGAAGAGATCACCCGCGATATCCCCAACGTCTCCGAGCACGCCCTGCGCGATCTCGACGACTCGGGCATCATTCGCATCGGCGCCAAGATCGGCCATAATGACATCCTCGTTGGCAAGGTAACTCCCAAGGGCGAAACGCAGTTGACCCCTGAAGAGAAGCTCCTTCGCGCCATCTTCGGCGAAAAGGCCGGTGATGTTCGTGACGCCTCGCTGACGTGCCCTCCGGGTATCGAAGGCACCGTCGTTGACGTCCGCATCTTCTCCCGCAAGGGTCAGGAAAAGGATGAGCGCGCCAAGCAGATCGAGCAGGAGATGGTTGAGAAGCTCGAGCGTAACCTCGCCGATGAGATTCGTATTCTCACCGACGAACGTCTCAAGCGCCTCGAAGCCATTCTCGGCACCAAGGAAGTCCTGGCCGACCTCCACGACGAGCGCACCAACAAGAAGCTGCTCAACAAGGGCGATATCCTCGACCGCGACACCATCGAGCTCATCTCCACCCGTAACCTCAAGCGCATCCGCTACGCCGACAAGGACCCCCGCGTCAACGAGCAGATCGATGAGATCGAAGAGATGACCTCGCGTCAGATCGATGTTCTCCGCAAGATCACCAACGAGAAGATCGGCAAGATGCAGAAGGGCGACGAGCTTTCGCCCGGCGTCATCAAGATGGTCAAGGTCTACATCGCCATGAAGCGCAAGCTTTCGGTCGGTGACAAGATGGCTGGACGCCACGGCAACAAGGGTGTCATCGCCCGCATTCTGCCGGAAGAGGATATGCCGTACCTCCCCGACGGAACGCCGGTCGAGATCGTCCTCAACCCGCTTGGTGTGCCTTCCCGTATGAACGTTGGACAGATCCTCGAAACGCACCTCGGTTGGGCCGCTCATACCCTGGGCGCACAGATCGCCGAAGCTGCCTCGAAGATGGAGTCGGCCAACGAAGTCCGCGAGCTCTTCAAGGCGCGCTTCGCCGGTACCGCCGCTCTCAACCAGCTTCTTGACCTCGACGACGAGCAGACCATGCGCGTTGCCGCCGGCATGAAGCGTGGCATCTGGTTCGGCACGGCTGTCTTCGACGGCGCACGCGAGACGGAGATCAAGGCGCTCCTCAAGGCCGCTGGTCTCCCCAGCTCGGGCAAGACGCAGCTCTACGATGGCATGCTCGGCGATCCATTCGAGCAGCCCGCCACCGTCGGCTACATCTACATGCTCAAGCTGTCGCACCTTGTCGACGACAAGATCCATGCACGCTCGATCGGACCATACTCCCTCATCACCCAGCAGCCGCTTGGTGGTAAGGCTCAGTTCGGCGGACAGCGCTTCGGTGAGATGGAGGTCTGGGCCCTTGAAGCATACGGCGCAGCCTACATCCTGCAGGAGCTCCTCACCGCCAAGTCCGACGACGTCTTCGGCCGTACTAAGATCTACGAGGCCATCGTCAAGGGTGAGGCTGCTATTGAGCCTGGTGTTCCCGAGTCGTTCAACGTGCTCATCCGCGAGCTGCAGTCGCTCTGCCTTGACGTCGAACTCATCAAGCAGGCCGACCAGAAGAAGGCAGTAGCCTTGCCCTCGATCGCCGCAGCCGACTAA
- the rpoC gene encoding DNA-directed RNA polymerase subunit beta', which produces MFRSSPFELTGPIADFDAIKIQLASPEKIRSWSHGEVTKPETINYRTFKPERDGLFCARIFGPITDWECLCGKYKRMKHRGVICDKCGVEVTLSKVRRERLGHIELASPCSHVWFFKGLPSRIGHLLDISLRELEAVLYFESYVVVDPGDAPVKEREVIKDETRFRELDAQYRPGGFKAMMGAEAIKELLKRVEIPELAIELRERMKTETSLQKKLKYSKRLKIVEAFRKSDNLPQWMILDVIPVIPPELRPLVPLDGGRFATSDLNDLYRRVINRNNRLKKLMDLHAPEVIVRNEKRMLQEAVDALFDNGRRGRVLRGANNRPLKSLSDTLKGKQGRFRQNLLGKRVDYSGRSVIVVGPELKLHQCGLPKKMALELFKPFIYHRLEQTGHCTTIKQAKEMVEMQEPIVWDILEEVIKDHPVLLNRAPTLHRLGIQAFEPVLVEGKAIKIHPLVCTAFNADFDGDQMAVHIPLSPEAQIEASVLMLASHNILSPASGQPITVPTQDLVLGLYYLTKAKVNAIGEGRVFANIEEIYMAIEAKQVETLTPIRLRYTGMVLDMTTAYDDQDLNHTEPVEYNKQFISTTVGRAILNDALPEGMPFVNGLLKKKGIGQLINYCYLNLGLEVTVKTLDRVKDLGFTYATRSGLSVGLDDMVIPDSKYTLVGDAEKTVLAMQQQYLDGAITNGERSNKVIQMWSGVTERVADEMFNNMKRADKEGAMNPIYIMADSGARGSKQQIRQLSGMRGLMAKPSGEIIETPITANFREGLTVLQYFISTHGARKGLADTALKTADSGYLTRRLVDVAQDVIISHNDCGTVEGIYVTPIIEAGETIEPLRDRIIGRVSLEKLKDFEGKTIVEINQEIDEDLASAVQAAGIERVKIRSVLTCESKRGVCILCYGRNLGSGKMVEMGEAVGVIAAQSIGEPGTQLTMRTFHIGGTASRVSDASHLEAKNAGTVRFINLVTVRAKEGGLVAFNRNGSLAIVDDKGREKERYAVVYGAKLKIEDGATVAQGDRLGEWDPYTFSLLTEIAGTVQFKDLQEGVTLNEEVDEVTGLSRLVVADSSDEKRQPAILIKSAQGNKRYLMPSRAHLMVADGDEIFPGDILAKIPRETTRTKDITGGLPRVVELFEARKPRDPAIISKIDGVVRFGEVSKGQRKVYVTADNGQEEEYSVPRGTYVNVQEGERLRAGDALIDGPRNPHDILEVLGERALQQYLVNEIQEVYRLQGVTISDKHIETIVRQMLRWVKIEEVGDTTFLVDQQTDRFRFNAENQRVLMTGGRPAIGRSLLLGITKASLSTDSFISAASFQETTRVLTEASINGSIDTLRGLKENVIVGRLIPAGTGMEYYRNVQLSPELEEAAAQVQQEVASAIEAEERELEQMRMEGEQEELAAE; this is translated from the coding sequence ATGTTCCGCTCCAGCCCCTTTGAACTCACCGGCCCCATCGCCGACTTCGACGCCATCAAGATCCAGCTCGCCTCCCCCGAGAAGATCCGCAGCTGGTCGCATGGCGAAGTCACCAAGCCCGAGACCATCAACTACCGCACCTTCAAGCCCGAACGCGACGGCCTCTTCTGCGCCCGCATCTTTGGACCCATCACAGACTGGGAGTGCCTCTGCGGCAAGTACAAGCGCATGAAGCACCGCGGCGTTATCTGCGACAAATGCGGCGTCGAAGTCACCCTCTCGAAGGTCCGTCGCGAACGCCTCGGCCACATCGAGCTCGCCTCCCCTTGCTCGCACGTCTGGTTTTTCAAGGGCCTCCCGTCGCGCATCGGCCACCTGCTCGACATCTCTCTCCGTGAGCTCGAAGCGGTCCTCTACTTCGAGTCCTACGTAGTCGTCGATCCAGGCGACGCGCCCGTCAAGGAGCGCGAGGTTATTAAGGACGAGACCCGCTTCCGCGAGCTCGATGCTCAGTACCGTCCCGGCGGCTTCAAGGCCATGATGGGCGCCGAGGCCATCAAGGAGCTTCTCAAGCGCGTTGAAATTCCGGAGCTCGCCATTGAACTTCGCGAGCGCATGAAGACCGAGACCTCGCTCCAGAAGAAGCTTAAATACTCTAAGCGCCTCAAGATCGTCGAGGCCTTCCGGAAGTCGGACAATCTTCCTCAGTGGATGATTCTCGACGTGATCCCTGTGATCCCGCCGGAACTCCGCCCCCTCGTCCCGCTTGATGGCGGCCGCTTCGCCACGTCCGATCTCAACGACCTCTACCGTCGCGTGATCAACCGCAACAACCGCCTCAAGAAGCTCATGGATCTCCATGCGCCCGAGGTCATCGTCCGCAACGAGAAGCGCATGCTCCAGGAGGCCGTCGACGCTTTGTTCGACAACGGTCGCCGTGGCCGCGTTCTTCGTGGCGCGAACAACCGCCCCCTCAAGTCGCTCTCCGACACCCTCAAGGGCAAGCAGGGCCGCTTCCGTCAGAATCTCCTCGGCAAGCGCGTCGACTACTCTGGCCGTTCGGTCATCGTCGTCGGTCCCGAGCTGAAGCTGCACCAGTGCGGTCTCCCCAAGAAGATGGCGCTTGAGCTCTTCAAGCCGTTCATCTACCACCGCCTCGAGCAGACCGGTCACTGCACCACCATCAAGCAAGCCAAAGAGATGGTCGAGATGCAGGAGCCCATCGTCTGGGACATCCTCGAAGAGGTCATCAAGGATCACCCGGTCCTGCTCAACCGCGCTCCGACTCTTCACCGTCTCGGCATCCAGGCCTTCGAGCCCGTGCTCGTAGAAGGTAAGGCGATCAAGATCCATCCGCTCGTCTGCACCGCCTTCAACGCGGACTTCGACGGCGACCAGATGGCCGTCCACATCCCGCTCTCGCCCGAGGCCCAGATCGAAGCCAGCGTACTCATGCTTGCTTCGCACAACATCCTCTCGCCCGCCAGCGGCCAGCCGATCACGGTCCCGACGCAGGATCTCGTGCTGGGTCTTTACTACCTCACGAAGGCCAAGGTCAACGCCATCGGCGAAGGCCGCGTCTTCGCGAACATTGAAGAGATCTACATGGCCATCGAGGCCAAGCAGGTTGAGACCCTTACCCCGATTCGTCTGCGCTACACCGGCATGGTGCTCGACATGACCACTGCTTACGACGATCAGGACCTCAACCACACCGAGCCGGTCGAGTACAACAAGCAGTTCATCTCGACCACCGTCGGTCGCGCCATCCTCAACGATGCGCTCCCCGAGGGCATGCCGTTCGTCAATGGCCTTCTCAAGAAGAAGGGCATCGGCCAGCTCATCAACTACTGCTACCTGAACCTGGGCCTCGAAGTCACCGTCAAGACCCTCGATCGCGTCAAGGATCTCGGCTTCACCTATGCGACCCGCTCCGGCCTCTCGGTCGGACTGGACGACATGGTCATCCCGGACTCCAAGTACACCCTCGTTGGCGATGCCGAGAAGACCGTCCTCGCGATGCAGCAGCAGTATCTTGATGGTGCCATCACCAACGGTGAGCGCTCCAACAAGGTCATCCAGATGTGGTCGGGTGTTACCGAGCGCGTTGCCGATGAGATGTTCAACAACATGAAGCGGGCTGATAAAGAAGGGGCGATGAACCCCATCTACATCATGGCCGACTCCGGTGCTCGTGGATCGAAGCAGCAGATTCGTCAGCTGTCTGGTATGCGTGGATTGATGGCCAAGCCTTCTGGCGAAATCATCGAGACCCCCATCACGGCGAACTTCCGCGAAGGCCTCACGGTTCTGCAGTACTTCATCTCGACCCACGGAGCCCGTAAGGGTCTCGCGGATACGGCGTTGAAGACGGCTGACTCAGGTTACCTCACGCGTCGTCTCGTCGACGTTGCGCAGGATGTCATCATCTCGCACAACGATTGCGGCACGGTCGAAGGCATCTACGTCACCCCGATCATCGAAGCCGGTGAGACCATCGAGCCCCTTCGCGACCGCATCATTGGCCGCGTCTCGCTCGAAAAGCTCAAGGACTTCGAGGGCAAGACCATCGTCGAGATCAACCAGGAGATCGACGAAGACCTCGCCTCCGCAGTGCAAGCTGCTGGTATCGAGCGCGTCAAGATTCGCTCCGTTCTCACCTGCGAATCCAAGCGCGGTGTCTGCATCCTCTGCTACGGCCGTAACCTCGGCTCCGGCAAGATGGTGGAGATGGGCGAAGCCGTCGGCGTCATCGCGGCACAGTCCATCGGCGAGCCCGGCACCCAGCTCACCATGCGTACCTTCCACATCGGCGGAACCGCTTCGCGCGTCTCGGATGCCTCGCACCTCGAGGCCAAGAACGCCGGTACGGTTCGCTTCATCAACCTCGTTACCGTCCGCGCCAAGGAGGGTGGTCTCGTTGCCTTCAACCGCAACGGTTCACTCGCCATCGTCGACGATAAGGGTCGTGAGAAGGAGCGTTACGCTGTCGTCTACGGCGCCAAGCTGAAGATCGAAGATGGTGCTACCGTCGCGCAGGGCGACCGTCTCGGCGAGTGGGATCCCTACACCTTCTCGCTCCTCACCGAGATCGCCGGAACCGTCCAGTTCAAGGACCTGCAGGAAGGCGTCACCCTCAACGAAGAAGTCGACGAAGTCACTGGGCTCTCCCGCCTCGTGGTTGCCGACTCCTCCGACGAGAAGCGTCAGCCTGCCATCCTCATCAAGTCGGCGCAGGGTAACAAGCGGTACCTCATGCCATCGCGCGCCCACCTCATGGTCGCCGATGGAGATGAGATCTTCCCCGGAGACATCCTCGCGAAGATCCCTCGTGAAACCACCCGTACCAAGGACATCACCGGCGGTCTGCCGCGTGTCGTCGAGCTCTTCGAGGCCCGCAAGCCCCGTGACCCGGCGATCATCTCGAAGATCGATGGCGTCGTCCGGTTCGGCGAAGTCTCCAAGGGTCAGCGCAAGGTCTACGTCACCGCCGATAACGGCCAGGAAGAGGAGTACAGCGTTCCCCGCGGTACTTACGTCAACGTGCAGGAAGGCGAACGCCTTCGTGCCGGTGATGCCCTCATCGATGGTCCCCGCAACCCGCACGACATCCTCGAGGTCCTCGGAGAGCGCGCTCTCCAGCAGTACCTCGTCAACGAAATCCAGGAAGTCTATCGCCTGCAGGGCGTGACCATCTCCGATAAGCACATCGAAACCATCGTTCGCCAGATGCTTCGCTGGGTCAAGATCGAAGAGGTTGGCGACACCACGTTCCTCGTGGACCAGCAGACCGACCGCTTCCGCTTCAACGCTGAAAACCAGCGCGTCCTCATGACCGGCGGACGCCCGGCAATCGGCCGTTCGCTCCTCCTCGGCATCACCAAGGCGTCGCTCTCGACCGACAGCTTCATCTCGGCCGCCAGCTTCCAGGAGACCACCCGCGTCCTCACCGAAGCCAGCATCAACGGCTCGATCGACACGCTCCGTGGCCTCAAGGAAAACGTCATCGTCGGCCGCCTCATCCCCGCCGGAACCGGCATGGAGTACTACCGCAACGTCCAACTCTCCCCTGAGTTAGAGGAAGCGGCAGCCCAGGTCCAGCAGGAAGTAGCCTCAGCCATCGAAGCCGAAGAGCGCGAACTAGAGCAGATGCGCATGGAAGGCGAACAAGAAGAACTAGCCGCCGAGTAG
- a CDS encoding toll/interleukin-1 receptor domain-containing protein: MTSDLLFSRHDIYSVLENQKNSLRLNARKAPESWASEDDAVIVNRLVTEFEIEVPQLQEAHIEMSQTEVDVDVSHDPMRFISNRSRPHYIKGLKFIFHIPFIGDGGLFEVQPASFTLNPPRGKVVGQELQFVYEATYERATGVKATMESELSKVKNYLNSLRPSAEQLKIELKQLATAEWQTRKSKFSERETLLSSFSFPERKQGKADNQLDTSKEVAAKAASQWHVFISHASEDKEAFAKPLAEELKLRGLDVWYDEYTLTVGDSLRRRIDEGLSRSKFGVVILSKAFFEKEWPQRELDGLAAREINGVKVILPVWHGVDQRDVLAFSPTLADRLGVSSVKGIPEVVTQLLAAMNR; this comes from the coding sequence ATGACTTCCGATCTTCTCTTCAGCCGGCATGACATCTACAGTGTTCTAGAAAATCAGAAAAACTCATTACGATTGAATGCGCGCAAGGCGCCGGAATCTTGGGCTAGCGAAGATGACGCTGTGATCGTTAACCGTTTAGTCACGGAGTTCGAGATAGAGGTGCCTCAGCTCCAAGAAGCTCACATAGAGATGAGTCAAACAGAGGTGGATGTAGACGTCAGCCATGACCCAATGCGATTTATTTCAAATCGATCGAGACCTCATTATATAAAGGGGCTGAAGTTCATCTTTCATATACCTTTTATCGGCGATGGCGGTCTTTTTGAAGTTCAGCCAGCGAGTTTCACTCTGAATCCTCCACGCGGAAAAGTAGTAGGTCAAGAACTTCAATTTGTTTATGAAGCCACTTACGAGCGCGCTACAGGGGTAAAGGCAACAATGGAAAGTGAACTCTCGAAGGTTAAGAACTATTTGAATAGTCTCCGACCTTCCGCAGAGCAGTTGAAAATAGAACTAAAGCAACTAGCAACTGCAGAGTGGCAAACCAGAAAGAGCAAGTTTAGTGAACGAGAAACCTTACTATCTTCGTTCAGCTTCCCCGAGCGTAAACAGGGCAAAGCTGATAACCAACTAGATACTTCCAAAGAGGTTGCTGCAAAGGCTGCGTCCCAGTGGCATGTGTTCATCTCTCACGCAAGTGAAGATAAAGAGGCTTTCGCGAAGCCATTGGCCGAAGAATTGAAGCTAAGGGGCTTAGATGTCTGGTATGACGAATACACTCTAACAGTAGGAGACAGCTTGCGCAGAAGAATAGATGAAGGACTCTCAAGATCTAAATTCGGCGTGGTAATTCTCAGTAAGGCTTTTTTTGAAAAAGAGTGGCCACAAAGAGAGCTTGATGGTTTAGCGGCAAGAGAGATAAACGGAGTTAAAGTAATACTACCCGTTTGGCATGGAGTCGACCAAAGAGATGTATTGGCGTTCTCTCCGACTCTTGCAGATAGGCTTGGCGTTTCAAGTGTCAAAGGCATTCCAGAAGTAGTCACGCAGCTCCTTGCAGCTATGAACCGATAG